GCAACTCTCGTCCCGATCAGACTTCGCCATTATCAGTTGCGGGACTGAAAACCTTGTAGAGGCATTTTTACAGGCACTGGGAATTTCCGATCTTTTTATCGGAATATGGGGGAAAAGGCTTCATTTCTCCGAGGACAGAAAAACCTCCATGGAAATCCATGTAAAGGGTCCCCAGGACAAAGCAAGGGTTCTTGATGCTTTGGGTAAGGATTATGCACGGACGATTGCAATCGGGGACGGTCCCACTGACATCCCCATGTTGCAATCTGCCGACCTCGGACTCATTGTTGACTGGAAGGGAAAAGGCAACAGCTACCCGTTTGAAACCTTCTCCTCCCTGGATGACGCCTGCAGGAAGGCAAATTTGTTTATCAACGGGGCTTAAGCGCCTCAGAGGCCTTCTTGATACTGAATTTTAGAGAAAGGGAAGCAAAGATACCGATGGCAAACAGGGCAAGGACAATGCCAAGGCCTTCTTTGAATCCCAAATAAAGCGGGGCTACCAGAAAAAGCGCTTCCAGGACAATAACCACCAGCGAAAAAACCATTGCGAACAACCCGTTCAGGTTGCTCTTCACGGCCTGGCGGGCAATCGTCCAGTCCAGCAGGGGATGCCCATAATCGAGGCCAAGCCCGAACGCTGCACAACAGAGGATGATTCCCAGCGAAAGAGGTGTCATCCACAGCAGGTTGAACATCGGCAAATCAAAATAGGCAAGCGAAACGATAAGGTATAAGATATTGGTACAAAAAACCAAGACCAAATGCAACAGGAGCTTTGATCGCACAATCTGACTCGCCTCTATAGGGTATGTCCGATCCATCTCAAACATTGCCCCTTGTCTGCTGACGCTTGTCGAAGACAGCATGCTTATATTGGAAAACAAGGAAATAATAAGAAAGAGAATATAGCGAAAATAAGGGGAAGATGAAAGTTGTACTGAAAGACTCTCCATTTCAGAGAGCACCCCGGATAAAGCATAGACCCCAAGCAGGATAACGGGAATAAACAACTCCCCGGCCAATTCAAAGGTGAAAGCGGAGGAGGAAAAAATACATTCCAGTTCCCTTCTCATCAGGGAAGCGGTAAGGCCTGTACTTTTTACGGGTTTCTGGGAAATTCTTTGCCGGTGCCGTATCTGGTTTCCCTGGGCAAAGGAAAAACACCGGTTGAACCCCTTTGCCACAAATATGACCAAGAGGCCGCCAATTGCAAGGCTTCCCAGAAGTATGGGGGCAATATATACAGGTTGGAATACCACCCTGCCCTGCCAGGCAAACAAAGGAAGTGCCTGGTAGATGCGTCTGAGGATCTCGGCTGAATTGGCAAGCATAGACTGGTAATCGATTGCAAAGGTGTCACCAGGAGAAAGATTGCGCGAAAAGCTCCCGGTCATTGCAAGCATCAAAGCTACAACCAGGGTGAGGGAAACAATCTGCTCGAAAAGCATATGCCGCTTTCCCCGGGTTATCCTGAGGGTGATACTGGAGATGAATATGCCCAGCGAAAGGGGAAGCAAGGGACCGGTTATCAGTAACAGGATCCCTCCCCCGACCAAGGCAGGAGTCACCCCTTTGACCAAAGAGGAAGCAACCAAGGCAGGGAAAATTACGAATGCATACGTTGCCACATTACCCAGGTAGGCAATAGCCAGCCTGCTGGCAACCATCTCCTTCTCCGTCACCGGAAAGGAAATAACCATAGGCTCATCCTTACCCCGGTATAAAATAGAGGTTACACTGGAAAAACTGAATACCATCAGAAACATAAAACCGGTAAAGCAGGCTACAAACATGCCGAGATCAGGGATATCGATCATCATCCCCATTACCTGATAGCTATAGAAATTAACGGCGAACATGCCTTCGAAAACCAAAAAACTGAACCCTAGCAGCAACATCAGGAAAATCTGGAGGATTTTTCCCCCAAGGTTGTCCCGCTTGTTCACAATCCTGGAGATATAGGTTGCTACCGGTTTCGTTCCCTGGAAAAACGCTTGGACCAGTGTCCAGACAATTGACCATCTCATAGGGAGGACGCTCCTTCGGTAAGTTCAAGGAACAGATGTTCCAAGGTTTTGTCCTGGTCACCCCGTTTTCCCTGCAGCTCCTTCACTGTTCCAAAAAAGAGCAGGGACCCCTGGGCTATGATTCCGATATTGTCGCACAGTTCCTGGGCAACCTCCATGACATGCGTGGAGAAGAAAACCATATTCCCCTCCCTGCAGTAGTCTCTCATGGTTTCCTTGAGCAGGAAGGAGGCTTTCGGGTCAAGCCCGACCATTGGCTCATCGAGAATCAGGATTTTTGGTCGATGGATCAAGGCAGCGATTACCCCAAGCTTTTGTTTCATACCATGCGAATAGGAAGATATTTCATCATCCAGGGCCTTCACCAGGCTGAACCGTGTTGCAAGGTCTGTAAGCCTTTCATCGCGTTCGCTATCCGAAACCCCATAGATATCACAAATAAATTGGATATGCCTTCGTCCCGTCATCTTTTCATAGAACCGGGGTTCATCGGGTACATACCCGATCATCCTCTTTGCCGCCAGACTCTCAGAGACAATATCCAGTTTGTCGAAAGTGATGGACCCTTGGTCGGGGGCAAGGATTCCTACCAGCATCTTGATCGTGGTGCTCTTTCCGGCCCCGTTTGGACCGAGAAAGCCGAAGATCTTCCCATCAGGTATAGTAAGCGTCAAATCCTGAACCGCAGGCTTGGTTCCCTTTGTGTAGGTTTTTGTAACATTCGTTATTTCTATCATGCGTTTCTCCGCTAGCAGTATACGGCAAAGAATCATAATCAGCAAGAACTATTTCGAATTCTATCTAACTAGAAATTATTTATCTTTTATGCATAAAAATTACTTAATAACAAACAATTTGCTAATATCAGCCTTTTTTAAGAATATTTATGCATAAATACTTGAATATTATTTATAGTTTATTTACACTCCATCCATACAACAAAAGCAAATACCCTGGAGGATTGAAGATATGGAAAAAGAGAAAGTTATTCTTGCATACAGTGGTGGCCTGGATACTTCGGTAATCCTTAAATGGCTTAGCAACAAAGGTTTTGATGTCATCGCCTATGTTGCAAACGTAGGCCAGAATGAAGACTTTGCGGCTATCGAGAAAAAGGCTTTTGCCACCGGTGCCTCCAAAGTGTATATCGAAGACCTTCGCAAAGAACTTGTCACTGATTATGTATTCCCTGCCATGAAGGCCAATACCATATATGAAGGGACCTACATGCTTGGCACTTCCCTTGCCCGCCCTATCATCGCCAAGAGGCAGATTGAGATAGCGAAAAAGGAAGGCACGGTCTATGTAGCACACGGGGCAACCGGCAAGGGCAATGACCAGGTCAGGTTTGAGTTCGGTTACTATATGAACATGCCTGAGGTCAAAATCATTTCCCCCTGGAAGGATCCTGAGTGGCTCAGCCAGTTCGAAGGCCGCTCTGACATGATTGCCTATGCTGAGAAATATGGCATTC
The sequence above is a segment of the Sphaerochaeta pleomorpha str. Grapes genome. Coding sequences within it:
- a CDS encoding HAD family hydrolase, whose protein sequence is MEKDTLIAFDFDGTLYPIDPYDSEQLLMLACSAKKGTLNRKRTKLAVRQDQKGNMDWAAFTASYRLHTKSCNEDLIQSVTKALLGKVHPADFEALRQLSSRSDFAIISCGTENLVEAFLQALGISDLFIGIWGKRLHFSEDRKTSMEIHVKGPQDKARVLDALGKDYARTIAIGDGPTDIPMLQSADLGLIVDWKGKGNSYPFETFSSLDDACRKANLFINGA
- a CDS encoding ABC transporter ATP-binding protein gives rise to the protein MIEITNVTKTYTKGTKPAVQDLTLTIPDGKIFGFLGPNGAGKSTTIKMLVGILAPDQGSITFDKLDIVSESLAAKRMIGYVPDEPRFYEKMTGRRHIQFICDIYGVSDSERDERLTDLATRFSLVKALDDEISSYSHGMKQKLGVIAALIHRPKILILDEPMVGLDPKASFLLKETMRDYCREGNMVFFSTHVMEVAQELCDNIGIIAQGSLLFFGTVKELQGKRGDQDKTLEHLFLELTEGASSL